The Raphanus sativus cultivar WK10039 unplaced genomic scaffold, ASM80110v3 Scaffold2978, whole genome shotgun sequence genome segment agacctaaatgatttttaatgaTGAAATAAAGTTACACTTCGTAGCTTTTTATAGTCCAACTAGATGAAGGTTATAATCAACCATAATAAGCTTgacaattgtttttttctttagctttttttgtatatttactcaAGGAAAATATACAAAGGTGTAATACTACTAAATTTTGTCACCAAATATTGCTACTAAAATTAATAGGGGAAATTTACAAAAACAATATCCACTATCAATAAATTTGGATATGTAGTgaaacttttattattattactatacTTTTTAACCAATTATGATTGTATTAGGTATTTTTCTACACCATGTGTAGAAATAAAAGATTTAGAATCtagatattatatttgaaaagtaagttttgttaatttttagatttcattatttgcttacaatttataatttaaattttacattaattatatgtaaaaattaatataaaaataatttttttttatttgtgttcaatattatatatgtatatatatatattaaattataatcttggaaatatttttaatctatttattttgattaaaatatagtaaataaatttctataaaattaagagaaaacttgttaggtatataaatatatatactgttatttgagaagtaaatttttttacttGTCATGTTATCCAAGATTTTAGGCTGAgtcattaattttaataaaaaattaattagactgattaaagttttgatttcttgaatatactattatttgagaagtgaattttTTTACTTGTCATGTTATCCAAGATTTTAGGCTGAgtcattaattttaattaaaaaattaattagactgattaaagttttgatatcttaaataaataattattaactgataacaaattaatattattaaaattatctcagaaaaataaatggaaaacatgtttaaaaaatgaaaagataatttcatgtatttattttgtgtttatctactgctttattttttatttgttaatttttatgcCGTCGGATTGCCGTAAGCATTTTCCTATAAATGCAAGCTCTCCTCATTCACCTCAATCACTCTTCGTTCTCTCTTCACTCTATCTCTAGTCACAAGAAATCCGAAAAAATCATGTCTTCTGGAGATTATTTCGTTCGTGGATGGATAAACCTCATTTGGATCACAACACCAAATTTGCTTACAGAAGAATACGTTTGAGGTATTGAAGAATTCATGAAGTTTGTTCAACAGCAACCAGATGTAAATACTGATATGTTAAGATGTCCATGCTCTACTTGTAATAATAGTAGGATTATAAAAGAATGAGATGTTTGAAGTCATTTGTAAATGAAAGGGTTTATACagaattaattataaaatttggtatCTTCATGGGGAAACTAGTTTTGAATATGGTAATACTAGCAAACCTCAGCCTGTTGACGAATCTCAGCCTTATGGTTGGTTAGAAGAACCGAGAACGGATGTAGATTATgatgtaggtactgagcagatggtacATGATCATTATAGAGGGGAAGAACCAAATCCCGAATCAATGAGATTTTTGACATGTTGGATAAAGGAAAACAACCTTTATATAAAGGTTGTAGAGATGATCATTCACCCTTATCATATGCAAGTAAATTGATGGGTATTAAGACAGATTATAATTTGGATGAAGAATGTGTGGATGCGATTGCTGATTTTGTTAAAGGTGTTCTACCAGAGAATAATCTTGCAccgggttcatactacgaggttcagaaacttgttgcGGGTCTTCAATTACCGTACGAAATGATAGATGTATgtatcgacaactgcatgatctactggagaGCGGATAGGGAACGGGATAAATGCAAATTTTGTAGGAAATCTCGTTATTAGGAGACGAGGAGAAGAGTTTTGGTCCCGTTCAAAAGAATGTGGTActgtatttgcctttgacggaaagatTGAAGAGGTTGTATCAGTGTGAACGCACAGCGAAggcaatgagatggcatgcagagcattccataaatggtgagattagacatccttcagatgcgaaGGCTTAGAAACATTTTCAATCAACATATCCAGAATTTGCTGAACAGAGAAGAAATATTTATCTTGGATTATGTATAGATGATTTCAGCCCATTTGGAAAGcatggaagacaatattctctttgGCCTGTGATTGTGACACCGTACAATTTGCCGCCAAATTTGTgcatgcgacgagagtttttatTCCTCTCCATTCTCGTCCCTGTGCTAGAGCATCCTAAAAGATCActagatgtgtttcttcaaccactaataaatgagttgcaacaactatgaGCGGATGGTGCTGAGACATACGATGTTTCATGCAAAGAAAACTTTCATATGCGGACAGtacttatgtggacaataagtgacttTGCAGCATGTGGTATATTATCTTGATGGAAAGCACATGAGAAGCTtccatgtccatattgtcaagatagcacagatgctttccaactaaagcaCGAAAGGCAAATatgttggtttgactgtcatAGAAGATTTCTACCACCTGATCATACATACCGTAGGAGTAAAActttgtttacgaagaacaagcagGTGTTTGATGATCCACCTAATGAAGTTAGTGGGGAATATTTGTGGAAATATTTTAGGGATTTTGGTGTAGAAAGGACGCCAGACGTAGGTGAACATGAAAACATTCGACTCGATGCTGTTAGAgagctacataactggcacaaaaagagtattttcttggatctgccatattgggagagtcatctattgcggcataatttagatgtcatgcatattgagaagaactttttcgaCAATTTGATGAACACAATCCTCAACATCCAAGGTAAAACGAAGGATGATCTGAAGTCAAAgttggatttagtcgatatctGTGATTGTTCAGAACTTCACGGTGATGAGAACGGTACGACCCATTTTCCCATTTATCGGCTGGATGGTGCTGCAAAAGAAGATTTCTTTGATTGGATTAGATATAGAGTGAAATTTCCATACGGTTATGCATCAAATTTGGGTAATTGCGTCGATAgagttctttgattggattacaGATAGAGTGAAATTTCCAGACGTTTATGCATCAAATTTGACAGAAGGTCGAGACTATAGAGAATTCTCTAAAGAACTCTACCAACCGGAAGAGCGATATAGGCGGGGTGCACAACCTCGGCGCTTGCAGTATGTCCTCTAAGGAGGATCAACttgtgagttttttttaatatttatttatctttatatttatttaaataattttttatatattcattgGCTAACACTATTTTTTTAGATTGAAACAAACGACGGTAATCCCGTCGATCATCTCCACGTCATGAAGGAGGCGTACACCAACAAGAAGACGGGTCAAATTCAGGACCCCATGATCAAAGAGGTCATTGAGTTGGTGGAAACTCAAAAAGAAGCTTTTCTAGCTTTTCAGCATCTCTCTGATGACGACGATTCTACGGGTGCTTCAACCAACTTGTCCCGACTGCAAATAAACGAGATGGTCGAAAAGGTAATTTTTtcattcttatatatatttttaatactttattaactttaatatttttttcattgccatatttcttttctttactaacttaaattttttttatgcgGTCCCTAAACGAAAGGGTCATATGGTTGGGTTGGTCCGTCGTGTTTCTTCATGTCCGGCTTCTTCTTCACAAGTCCCGTATGTTGATCCCTTGATTCTAGAGCAGCTACTGAACAAGAATGAATGGATTGTGGCATTGGAGGAGCAGAACGCTACAATCCTTGCTGAGCTGGCGGATTAGAAGAAGACCAACCTCGAGATATTAGAGAAGTTAGGTCGTTTGTTTCCTTCGGAtccttagtttttttatttaaaactctctgaatgtttttttttctatttcagttTGTATAAACTtaaattctataatattattattagttttttagtttcagattttttattgattaatttttaatattaaaaacaaaattttttaaaaatgaattattgaatatataaatcaacatttCTGATGAAACTATTCCGTCGGAATATTTCGCCGATATTTGTGGTCGGAAATTCTGTCGAAGAATTCCGACGAAACATGTGGTCGTAATATTCCGACGAACTTGGTGCGTCGGAAAATTCCGACGAATAGTTTCATCCGAAAATTCCGACAATCACATTCGTCGGAAAAATATCATCGGAAATTAGTGTTTCCGATGAAAAACGTTCTCGGAAAGACGCCAACACATAAGTTTGTTAGAATTCTGTTTCCCGGCATTCGTCAGAATGTCTGACGAATTTTTTTCCGACCAAATGATACCGACGACCGTTTTCGTTGGAATGTCGTCGAAATATGGCTTttccgacgacattccgacggTTTTGACCGTCGGTATCCGTCTGTTTTCTTTGTAGTGTATGGACGAAAAATCTAATCCACAAACTAATTaagctatatatattttcatggtttaaaaataatttaatgaaatattgtTTTGTTAAAGAGTTAAAAAACATATTACTAAATTCTAGATAAACCATATTTAAGAATTTAAaggtattaataaataaaatatgtttattaaaaaGTAATCTGCCAAAAACTTAcattcagttttaaaatattaaaatatattattgcaGGTCAAAAGCATAAAAtgttatgttatataaatttatagaattatttGTACCCGCAAATTCGCAGATAACTACctagtattatttatttacgtGGTTCTCcatcaatattatttaaaatttgtttggttaaaatataatattgatGCAATAGAAATTTTAGAAACAGAGTTTCATATTGTACTTCAGGTGATGATAGAGAGCCTCGTTCTCCAAAGAAGTATTAGACACAAAATGTCctacatcggtagttggaagaGAAACTTAGTAATATATATGGTGGATAGACCACTCCCCTTATTACcaactagtggtattccggcgcttacgcgccgggttcgtatgtTTTATTCTCTAATAAATTCAGAATTGTTTATTAATCCATTTGATAGTGTCTAATGATaaaagtatattaatttattttatagttgCCTAGATCAAAAAGGATTAGTATAAGTAGTTTTGGTAGGTTTTCTTGTAGTTTTTAATAGGTTAATgcaataaaaatagaataaataattgACAATTGCACCAAAGTAAATATAGATGAACTTAAAACATAAAGTAAAGTTGATGTTCCAAAAAGAATATGTAAGTATGCATTaagttttattagtttttgtgtgtttgaagtctttttaacaattttatctATGAATATGTTGGCTGGGTAAAGAtcatatcttaatatataaaaggagACTTCTATGGCTGTTCAGCCCTCCATGTCAGCAAGAGAGTATGGGGAGTTTGTTGCCACGTGGATCATATTTTCGTTGAAAAATCTGTTTTTTAACTGGGTTTTCATGTTACTTTTGTTAGGTCTACTCAGAATGCCCAATTAATTTTTTCGCCTTTCTTTCTACTTTTGTTCAGCATTGTCGCCATAAGAATTTGATGTCTCTGAAGAACATAACATAAGGATCATTAGTAAGAGCTGGAACAAAGAAAAGAGAAGCCAACGgatggaaaaatataaaatttctccATCAACCATCTCCTCCTTTAAATCCCACACCCAATCGAATTCGACCAAACATATGCTGGTGAAGAAAAAACAACATCAGTACAATACAAAAAACATACAGATCATTTAATCAAGATCTACCAAATTTTGATAAAAGGAATGCCGAAATTTCACCTTTTGAAGACTCTCCAAGAACTTATCGCCGTTGCAAGTTTATGATGGCGGATGCGTTTTGTGATGGTGGTGATCCACAGTTCGGAGTCTTCCACCATAGACAAATCTCTTGTATATGACCTTTGTTGTTCTATTTAGTCTCATCAAAAGAATTAATGATGGTGAATTGTTAgtaaagaatcatgaagaatagTTATGTCgtgaaaaaaaaggaaaaaagaagagAGGTAGATGTATAGTTAGGTCGGTGGTGTTGTAGAAAGGAAGGCGAAAAAATTAATTGGGCCTTCTAAGTAGACTTAACAAAAGTAACATGAAAGCCCAGTTAAAAAGACagatttttcaacaaaaaatatgaTCCACGTGGCAACAAACGCCCCATGCTCTCTTGCTGACATGGAGGGTTGAACAGCCATAGAAGTCtcctttatatattaagattGGTTTTAGGTTGGAAGCCCATCTAGTTTAACATGGTATTAGAGTCTGATCCATGCAGTCCAACCTAATCCACATCGATCTGGCCTAAAGTTGGCTCATCGATCCTTATCCGAACATTCCGAGATTGATGCTCAAAGAGTCATCATCTCGAGGaggcgtattagacacaaagaGTCctacatcggtagttggaagagatccttagtaatatataaggtggATGGACCATTCCTTTTATTACCAATTGATTTTAGGTTGGAAGTCCATCTAACTTAACAAGAAGAAGGTTCTTCTGTTTTCTATTGCATTGAGTGGAATCTAAGACATTCTCAAGCCGCCTTATAAAACTCTCTTTAAGAGGTTGAGAACACATCTAGGAGGGTTGAGATTTTTGTCCATCCTCCGTAATGATCTTCTATCCATACTCACGTAATGTTTTTcccatttttcttgtttttttgctaaaatttgttGCATTTAATATAAAAGTGGCAAAAGCATACATACCCATTTTTCTTGTTACGTGACTCAATCTAAAAAAATTCTTGTTGAATCTGCCACTGATGGTTGTAGATATGAAAACCCGCGGTCTTTGCGAACATTAGATTCTTATCTAAAGGGAGAAGCTCGGGATGTGGCTTTGTCCTGCTACTTTAGAGCTTCATCAAAACACTTGGATGATCCTGCTTCATTGCTTGAGAAAATTGTCGCTTATGAGGCACGCGTTACTAGTTTCTATTACATTAACCTCTAAAACAACTTTGTTTTGTTAATCTAACAATGTGTTAAATTTCATAAGGCGGTGCATCCTACATTCGTACCCCTGGGTAAATGCAATGGCTCCTATCAAAGTTATCATCTCAATCAATATTTTCTGAAGATGAGCACGGCAATACACAGAGCACAGCGAGAAAGTATTACTACCAGAAAGAGGAACAAACCCTTATTAGTCCAtcagaataaaaatatttttattctcaaTGCTTCTTAATAGATTCATTGTTCACTTCATTACGCTCTTATCAATCAAGTTCAAGGCATCAACTCAATGATTCTTGTTGATGCAGTGATTCTTCTTCCAGTAATAATGCCATGGAAGCTCTATTGAATTTTCTATCACAAAAGAACTGCGAGTGGGCTATGTCACCTCGTATATTACCAATATTAGAACCTATTCTTATGCGGTTGTGTGCTAAGTATGTTCATTCTTGTATGTCTACTGGTTAGCATGAATCATATACTATAAATTCTAATGTTTTTGTCTTCATTTTGAAAGGTATCTCTTCCAAGAGAATAAGAGAGGAAAAGCTTTAAACTCTGTTGCAAACTTCCACTTACAAGACGGAGTGGTAAGTCTAAGTGGTTAACACTACGAATTCTAATGTTTTTGTCGTCATTTTCATGGGTATCTCTTGctagagaagaagagaggaaaagCTTTAAACTTGCAAACTTCCACTTGTATATCTAGTGGTTAACATGAATCATATACTATAAATTCTAATGTTTTTGTCTTCATTTTCATGGGTATCTCTTGcaagagaagaagagatgaaaagcTTTAAACTTTAATGCAAACTTCCGCTTACAAGACGGAGTGGTAACTCTAAGTGTATGCAATAGGGTTCTAGACAACGTTAGTGTGGTTGAGATTTGATaagctctctttttttttatatgttaaattgatggttgaaaaaaataaattagatggATGATCGATCAGAGTAAAATATTCATCAAAGTGGACGACGCATTATGGTTAACTATGTCTACAGGTTAGAGAACATTGAAGACTATGGCTCAATCATATTTGGGTTCAGGTAAGATTCCTACATCTCCTAGTATTATCCATTACCTTCTCTAAGTTAGCTCCACAAAAGCAAATCAATCTTGATTCTTGATTACTTATGTCATTTTCAAGCAAATAGTCTATGATTAAAACCCTGAGTTTAACAAGAACAATGGTATATATACTTATGTGTATGTACAAACGGTTTCATGTGTGTATACTCTGAGCTTTCACTTATCTGGATCAGTTTCAACATGGCTAGTCTCCAAGACGTATTCACGCATGAGTTTTGTGTTGGATCTATCCACATTCTGCATTTTTCACAATCACAAGATGCTTTGTTACATTTACATACTTCACACTCAGccactctatatatataaagtattatgGTGAGGAGAGATAACCTTGAACGCGAGGCGCTGTAAATTGTCCCATTCGAAATCGTTTTTACAGTAAGCAGACCGTACCTACGTTAACGGTTACAATAGATTCAAAACCGTAAATACAAACCTAGAGTCTAGAGAGATGTGAAGAGTATTTTTGAACTAAAGGAGAGAAAGGAAAAGCTTAGCTTACCTCTAAAATTCGAAGGGCTTGCATTGATCATGAGACGAAAACAGAATttgattagttttttatatGAAACCAGATATAAAtgtatgaatatatatatactaagcaTATCGATATAGAAAATGACTActttttttacaaaagaaactttGTAACCAATTTATTTACTATTAAgtatataaaaagttttttttcgtGGTACCTAATTTCATGTGACGTGAAGATCGACGCATGAGAGCAGCACAGAACTTATCACCGTCACTAACAGAGTTTGTGTCTAAGAATTCTCTTAACTCCATATACGCCTCAGGGTTATAACTCTGTCATTATAATTAActaatcattaat includes the following:
- the LOC108827222 gene encoding chaperonin-like RBCX protein 1, chloroplastic is translated as MESSSSLLHHSYLSYFNPPKLRKPSLSYPSMQKFRNRKPTRICSNKMYVPGFGEASPEAKAAKHLHDFFTYVAVRIVSAQLESYNPEAYMELREFLDTNSVSDGDKFCAALMRRSSRHMKLALRILEVRSAYCKNDFEWDNLQRLAFKNVDRSNTKLMREYVLETSHVETDPDK